A DNA window from Solanum lycopersicum chromosome 3, SLM_r2.1 contains the following coding sequences:
- the TRM3/4 gene encoding protein LONGIFOLIA 2 — protein sequence MAAKLLHSLTEDNQDLQKQIGCMTGILHIFDRQSMLASRRLIGNSPRRLTSGSSHIGSGTSEKEYTSTYPKSPAMESHTNKTVQDKQRLSTESSRPSFSSSSRSSSFSSLDCNKTSQQEPLAFDRLSFAETPSREPAAGQPNASPQFGRQSLDIRDVVKDSMNREAQRFSAGPAVKEEVAESMSKPGDSPRPVQTLKNFDGAYDSGPNGKQNSSVDLKESLRVLAKLREAPWYSSEHRELTRSLSYHSKDTSTLSVSKDAPRFSYDGRETNHVPFEQRDISKSTLKLKELPRLSLDSRVSPVRSLNSEPKSNFSSKSMQKDSGNTNAKSPTLQQTSGTPARPPSVVAKLMGLDTLPGSMSSTDNKMGLSTSSQVEAPVSFPRSSEVSDPCKPIRTSNTSKNLWKEPTSPKWRNPDMAMKPISRFPIEPAPWKQPDRTRVYEKPISRTTKTPVKPAHPFPSVYSEIEKRWKDLEFTHSGKDLRALKQILEAMQAKGLLETEKEEQDSNFTGQKEHHQKFASPAQSAKLANQRMRQTDQVTAPTKRGINSSRNFESPIVIMKPAKLVEKSDIPSSSMIPLHGGDSVSRKGNSVSRAAKEHQPRTSHGNSPVNPNEARRTSKPPQISTRSQQLPKEIISGSIKSSGSISPRLQQNKLELEKKSRPPTPPSDSNRSRRQSNKQHTEASSPGGRRRPRISNIQQHDDHVSEISSESRNLSCHGNKISGQSNGNVVAESKVDFEVTSFERSLEMTSSPSSSIDASSYLRCDLVEKKSIRVLSEDEMLTEPAPEYPSPVSVLDNAVYMDESPSPVKHTPKVMKDESCNTADKFSSPPQCDRSNTLAIDATSSGLSSEINRKKLQNIENLVEKLRRLNSSHDEARTDYIASLCENTNPDHRYISEILLASGLLLRDLGSSLTSFQFHPSGHPINPELFLVLEQTKASTLLKEELCNDKMRQSNPKEKIRRKLIFDVVNESLAGKLMLVGPSYEPWLMSQKLAKSTLNAQRLLRDLCSEIEQLQAKPSKCNMEDEEDEWKNILLDDVVHRSESWTIFTGEISSVVLDVERMIFKDLVDEIVRGDGSGLRAKPTRRRQLFAK from the exons ATGGCTGCTAAGCTTTTACATTCATTGACTGAAGATAATCAAGATCTGCAAAAGCAAATTGGATGTATGACAGGGATTTTGCACATATTTGATCGTCAAAGTATGCTTGCTAGTAGGCGCCTAATCGGCAACAGCCCCAGAAGGCTCACTTCTG GCAGCTCTCACATTGGCAGTGGTACTTCTGAGAAAGAGTACACTAGCACATATCCAAAATCACCAGCTATG GAAAGCCACACAAACAAGACTGTGCAAGATAAACAAAGATTGTCTACAGAATCGTCGAGACCATCATTCTCATCTTCTTCACGTTCGTCTTCCTTTTCTTCTCTTGATTGTAATAAAACAAGTCAACAAGAGCCCTTAGCTTTTGATCGACTAAGTTTTGCTGAAACTCCTTCAAGAGAACCAGCTGCAGGCCAACCAAATGCATCACCACAATTTGGTAGGCAATCTCTTGACATTCGGGATGTGGTTAAGGATTCTATGAATAGAGAAGCTCAGAGGTTCTCAGCTGGACCTGCAGTGAAAGAAGAGGTGGCAGAATCGATGTCAAAGCCCGGGGATTCCCCAAGGCCAGTTCAGACTTTGAAAAACTTTGACGGGGCTTATGATTCGGGCCCAAATGGGAAGCAGAATTCGTCTGTTGATCTTAAGGAATCTCTCAGAGTTCTTGCTAAACTTCGGGAAGCTCCTTGGTACTCAAGTGAACATAGGGAACTTACAAGATCATTATCATATCATTCAAAGGATACTTCTACATTATCAGTCTCGAAAGATGCTCCTCGTTTCTCATATGATGGGAGAGAAACAAATCATGTACCCTTTGAACAGCGAGACATTTCCAAATCCACTCTTAAGCTTAAAGAGCTACCAAGACTTTCCTTGGACAGTAGAGTTAGTCCAGTACGAAGCTTGAACTCAGAACCAAAATCTAATTTCTCCTCAAAATCTATGCAGAAGGATAGTGGTAATACCAATGCAAAGTCACCAACTCTGCAGCAAACATCTGGGACTCCGGCTCGTCCTCCTAGTGTTGTGGCAAAGCTAATGGGTCTTGATACACTACCTGGTTCCATGTCATCAACTGACAACAAGATGGGGTTGAGCACTTCTTCACAAGTTGAAGCACCTGTTTCTTTTCCAAGGTCTTCAGAAGTATCTGATCCGTGCAAACCTATCCGAACTTCTAATACCTCTAAGAACCTGTGGAAAGAACCTACTTCTCCTAAGTGGAGAAACCCTGATATGGCTATGAAACCTATATCCAGGTTTCCCATTGAACCAGCACCCTGGAAGCAACCTGATAGGACTCGAGTGTATGAGAAACCGATATCCAGGACAACAAAAACTCCAGTAAAGCCAGCCCACCCCTTTCCTTCTGTTTACAGTGAGATAGAAAAGAGATGGAAGGATCTAGAATTCACCCATTCAGGCAAGGATCTAAGAGCTCTTAAACAGATATTGGAAGCAATGCAGGCAAAGGGCCTCCTAGAGACAGAAAAAGAGGAGCAGGATTCAAATTTTACTGGTCAGAAAGAGCATCACCAGAAGTTTGCAAGTCCTGCACAGAGTGCAAAACTGGCGAACCAGAGAATGAGGCAGACTGATCAAGTGACTGCTCCAACAAAGAGGGGGATTaattcttcaaggaattttgaATCCCCAATAGTGATCATGAAGCCAGCAAAATTAGTGGAAAAATCTGACATTCCTTCGTCTTCGATGATTCCACTTCATGGTGGTGACTCTGTCAGTAGAAAGGGTAATTCTGTGAGCAGGGCTGCTAAAGAACATCAACCTAGAACTAGTCATGGAAACAGTCCAGTGAATCCCAATGAAGCAAGAAGAACTTCGAAACCTCCACAGATTTCAACAAGGTCCCAACAGCTTCCTAAAGAGATCATCTCAGGCTCAATAAAGAGCTCAGGATCCATCAGTCCAAGATTGCAACAGAATAAACTGGAGCTAGAGAAAAAATCTCGGCCACCCACACCTCCATCTGATTCCAACAGATCGAGGAGACAGTCAAACAAGCAACATACAGAGGCTAGTTCCCCAGGCGGAAGACGAAGGCCAAGAATTTCAAACATCCAGCAACATGATGACCATGTGAGTGAGATCAGTAGTGAATCAAGGAATTTGAGTTGCCACGGGAATAAAATTTCTGGTCAATCCAATGGGAATGTGGTAGCAGAATCAAAAGTGGATTTCGAAGTTACTAGTTTCGAGCGCTCTcttgagatgacaagcagcccGAGTTCATCTATTGATGCATCCAGTTACCTGAGATGTGACTTGGTAGAGAAG AAATCAATTCGGGTGCTCTCTGAGGATGAAATGTTAACTGAACCTGCTCCAGAGTATCCAAGTCCGGTATCGGTTCTTGATAATGCTGTATATATGGATGAATCACCCTCTCCTGTGAAGCATACTCCAAAAGTCATGAAAG ATGAAAGCTGCAACACTGCTGATAAATTTTCCAGTCCGCCACAGTGTGATCGATCTAATACTCTTGCGATTGATGCCACCAGTTCTGGTCTCTCCTCAGAAATCAATAGAAAAAAGTTGCAAAACATTGAGAATTTAGTTGAGAAGCTCAGGAGATTGAACTCCAGCCATGATGAGGCTCGCACGGATTACATTGCGTCTCTCTGTGAGAACACAAACCCTGACCACAGATACATTTCAGAGATCTTATTGGCTTCAGGACTCCTTCTCAGGGATCTCGGCTCAAGCCTAACTAGTTTCCAGTTCCATCCATCAGGTCACCCAATCAACCCTGAGCTGTTCCTAGTCTTGGAACAAACCAAGGCAAGCACTTTACTCAAGGAGGAACTCTGCAATGATAAGATGAGGCAGTCGAATCCAAAGGAAAAGATCCGTAGGAAACTCATCTTTGATGTTGTTAATGAGAGTCTTGCTGGAAAACTAATGCTAGTGGGACCTTCGTACGAGCCATGGTTGATGTCCCAGAAGCTAGCAAAGAGCACCCTGAATGCTCAAAGGCTTCTAAGGGACTTGTGCTCAGAGATAGAACAACTTCAAGCTAAACCATCAAAATGCAACATGGAGGATGAGGAGGATGAGTGGAAAAACATACTGCTGGATGACGTGGTGCATCGTTCAGAGAGTTGGACGATTTTCACAGGTGAGATATCGAGTGTAGTCCTTGACGTGGAGCGGATGATCTTTAAAGATTTAGTTGATGAGATAGTAAGGGGTGATGGTTCTGGTTTGAGAGCAAAACCAACTAGGCGTAGACAGCTCTTTGCAAAATAG
- the LOC101257552 gene encoding uncharacterized protein, giving the protein MYPRPRVITYCRKRKNSISLSTCVPDIMEDVAIEESKTKSTNADTTLPDECTVFSFETRNLQMYPRPKVLIKYRRKRRKNSVALASTIPAIVEDAVIEESKIKSANMDITVPAESSEFIEVNDFSIVTRSQRVHPRPRVLRTYFRKRRRNFSTLGNSLPAFMENVGTCTFGSLTNEIFDEKRQSLAESSSSPSNMCAFIDANTEIANIRTVPPLRRALNGHSNKKLLVLDLNGLLADIVPLQLVPRGFKVDIIVSGKAVFKRPFHDDFLQFCFEKFNVGVWSSRIRKNVELFLDFLLGNAKEKLLFCWDQSHCTDTGFPVVGKKRSKSIILKKLKKLWEKFEPDLPWERGEYDESNTLLLDDSPHKALCNPPNTAVFPSTYLYTDEKDDSLGPEGDLRIYLDGLSRAENVQKYVESNPFGQRPITEKNASWRYYRKVIEATSCIPEHSANTIST; this is encoded by the exons ATGTATCCAAGACCAAGGGTAATAACATATTGCAGGAAGAGAAAAAATTCTATCTCTCTTTCAACTTGTGTACCAGATATCATGGAGGATGTTGCGATTGAGGAGAGCAAAACAAAGTCCACTAACGCCGACACTACTTTGCCTGATGAATGCACTGTTTTTTCATTTGAAACAAGGAATCTACAGATGTATCCAAGACCAAAAGTGCTGATAAAATATCGCAGGAAGAGGAGAAAGAATTCTGTTGCTCTTGCAAGCACTATACCAGCAATTGTGGAGGATGCTGTGATTGAAGAGAGCAAAATAAAATCGGCTAACATGGACATCACTGTGCCTGCTGAAAGCAGTGAGTTTATTGAGGTTAATGATTTTTCCATTGTTACAAGGAGTCAACGAGTACATCCAAGACCGAGAGTACTAAGAACCTATTTTAGAAAGAGGAGAAGGAATTTCAGTACTCTTGGAAACAGTTTACCAGCATTCATGGAGAATGTTGGCACTTGCACTTTTGGGTCTTTAACCAATGAAATTTTCGATGAGAAAAGACAATCTTTAGCTGAAAGTAGTTCTTCTCCGTCAAATATGTGTGCTTTCATAGATGCAAACACTGAAATCGCAAATATCAGGACCGTCCCTCCATTGAGGAGAGCGCTTAATGGACATTCAAATAAAAAGCTTCTTGTACTTGATCTGAATGGACTTCTTGCTGATATTGTTCCGCTTCAACTTGTGCCGCGTGGTTTCAAAGTGGACATCATTGTTTCAGGGAAAGCAG TTTTCAAAAGGCCTTTTCATGATGATTTTCTGCAATTCTGCTTTGAGAAATTTAATGTAGGTGTTTGGTCGTCGAGAATCAG GAAGAATGTAGAgttgtttcttgattttctacTGGGAAATGCCAAGGAAAAATTGCTCTTTTGTTGG GATCAATCCCATTGCACTGATACTGGTTTCCCTGTTGTTGGTAAGAAGAGAAGCAAGTCTATTATTTTGAAGAAGCTTAAAAAATTATGGGAGAAGTTTGAACCAGATCTTCCATGGGAGAGGGGTGAATATGATGAGTCAAACACACTTCTGTTGGATGATTCTCCTCACAAGGCCTTGTGTAATCCA cCAAACACAGCAGTATTTCCAAGTACATACCTCTACACGGATGAGAAAGATGATTCATTAG GGCCAGAGGGTGATCTGCGCATTTATCTTGATGGACTGTCCAGGGCTGAAAATGTTCAGAAGTATGTAGAGAGTAATCCATTTGGTCAACGACCAATCACTGAAAAGAACGCATCTTGGCGTTACTATCGCAAAGTCATTGAAGCCACTTCATGCATTCCAGAACATAGTGCTAACACAATTTCGACTTAA
- the LOC101257849 gene encoding protein SPIRAL1-like 1: MGRGVSSGGGQSSLGYLFGDGEPPKPTNNKVEAPQNQGPTTSDPQKPTATAPAPNVNKQIPAGIQGRNSNNYFRADGQNTGNFLTDRPSTKVHAAPGGGSSLGYLFGDGKN, translated from the exons ATGGGTCGTGGAGTCAGCAGTGGTGGAGGACAGAGTTCCCTAGGTTACCTCTTTGGAGATGGTGAGCCTCCAAAGCCTACTAACAACAAGGTAGAAGCTCCACAGAATCAAGGACCTACTACAAGCGATCCACAGAAGCCTACTGCAACTGCACCAGCTCCAAATGTTAATAAGCAGATTCCAGCTGGCATCCAGGGGCGCAATTCCAATAACTATTTCCGTGCAGATGGACAGAACACTGGGAATTTCCTCACG GATCGCCCATCTACCAAAGTGCATGCAGCACCAGGTGGTGGATCTTCCCTTGGTTACCTGTTTGGCGATGGCAAGAACTAG
- the LOC104646595 gene encoding psbQ-like protein 3, chloroplastic: MALLPLVQKPLTPFPSSNISNKPKPKTQMSLNFTRRTTLILCPAISINLLSKQQNANAFDFRITVPDQTLEEAEDGIKNHAKNLLQVKELFEGESWKEGQKALRKSSALLKQDMYTIIQAKPGIQRPELRKMYSILFNNVTKMDFAARDRNVPRLWECYDNIVIALNNLMSRLL; this comes from the coding sequence atggcatTACTACCTTTAGTTCAAAAACCATTAACCCCTTTTCCTTCTTCCAATATTTCTAACAAACcaaaacccaaaacccaaaTGTCCCTCAATTTCACCAGAAGAACAACACTAATTCTTTGCCCAGCAATTTCAATCAACCTTTTAAGTAAACAACAAAATGCCAATGCATTTGATTTCAGAATCACAGTTCCAGACCAAACACTTGAAGAAGCAGAGGATGGAATTAAAAATCATGCCAAAAATTTATTACAAGTCAAAGAATTATTTGAGGGAGAATCTTGGAAAGAAGGTCAAAAAGCATTGAGAAAAAGCTCAGCTTTATTGAAACAAGATATGTATACTATAATTCAAGCTAAACCAGGTATACAAAGACCTGAATTGAGGAAAATGTATTCAATTCTGTTCAATAATGTTACAAAAATGGATTTTGCAGCTAGGGATAGGAATGTGCCACGTCTATGGgaatgttatgataatattgtcATAGCTCTTAACAATCTTATGTCAAGATTATTATAG
- the TCP4 gene encoding TCP transcription factor 4, whose amino-acid sequence MNSSSGNNFETKQESNNDSRLASKTTSAPPSSTSRQWGANKNPRIVRVSRTFGGKDRHSKVCTIRGLRDRRIRLSVPTAIQLYDLQDRLGLSQPSKVVDWLLEATKLDIDTLPPLPVPPEYFTRFQQPSHEEFSDVRAQWLNANTSYLEHGRNKSIASNEESNQEDNMFTLGNQRSSNLPGMPFNSYNYQWDHQPNSNLSLGHFGHNHSFSSQIDDDQSHQNTSFPLSLGSSSSPFPSSSQLYFNPITTTFQPIVPSPNYITNHHPIESHDPRANMNHFNFLSSTTSHNNQLVMPTLNLISSQMKPFSLNNDPRWMSSRDDEDDDDDDDDDDNQPHEGRAI is encoded by the coding sequence ATGAATTCATCGAGTGGAAATAATTTTGAGACGAAACAAGAATCAAATAATGATAGTAGATTGGCCTCAAAGACGACTAGTGCACCACCATCGAGTACTTCAAGGCAATGGGGAGCTAATAAAAACCCAAGAATAGTACGCGTATCGCGTACTTTTGGAGGGAAAGATAGGCATAGTAAGGTGTGCACCATAAGGGGGCTTAGAGATCGAAGAATTAGACTATCAGTTCCAACTGCAATTCAATTGTATGATCTACAAGACAGGCTTGGCCTGAGCCAACCTAGTAAAGTTGTAGATTGGCTCTTAGAAGCGACTAAACTTGATATCGATACTCTTCCTCCACTTCCTGTACCACCTGAGTACTTCACTCGGTTTCAACAACCATCTCATGAAGAGTTCTCTGATGTCCGTGCTCAATGGTTGAACGCGAACacatcttatttggaacatggGAGGAACAAGTCAATCGCTTCAAATGAGGAATCAAATCAAGAGGATAATATGTTTACCTTAGGAAATCAACGATCATCTAATTTACCAGGCATGCCTTTCAATTCTTATAACTATCAATGGGATCATCAGCCTAATTCGAATTTGTCTTTAGGTCATTTTGGACATAATCATTCATTTTCATCCCAAATAGATGATGATCAATCTCATCAAAATACTAGTTTCCCTCTATCTTTGGGATCATCATCTTCGCCTTTTCCCTCGAGTTCTCAATTGTATTTCAAtccaataacaacaacatttcAACCTATAGTTCCATCTCCTAACTATATAACAAATCATCATCCCATTGAGAGTCATGATCCAAGGGCTAATATGAACCATTTCAATTTCTTAAGCTCAACTACTTCACACAATAATCAACTTGTGATGCCAACTCTTAATTTGATTAGTTCCCAAATGAAACCCTTTAGTCTCAATAATGATCCTAGATGGATGAGTTCCAGAGATGATGaagatgacgatgatgacgatgatgatgatgataatcaACCACATGAAGGTCGCGCAATTTGA